In Macadamia integrifolia cultivar HAES 741 chromosome 5, SCU_Mint_v3, whole genome shotgun sequence, a single window of DNA contains:
- the LOC122080307 gene encoding MA3 DOMAIN-CONTAINING TRANSLATION REGULATORY FACTOR 1-like has product MASNEGFLTDEQREILKNAEPLSSSPKSTSSLLPEHNIKVSTGGKVPTFGFGVRHIRRSHSGKVVRVKKDGAGGKGTWGKLLDTDGGSCVDRNDPNYDSGEEPYQLVGSTISDPLDEYKKSVVAIIEEYFSTGDVELAASDLRELGSSEYHPYFVKRLISMAMDRHDKEKEMASVLLSAMYADVISPDEISQGFLLLLESADDLAVDILDAVDILALFIARAVVDDILPPAFVTRAKKTLPDSLKGNQVLQTAEKSYLSAPHHAELVERRWGGSTHITVEEVKKKISDLLREYVESGDTLEACRCIRELGVTFFHHEVVKRALILAMEIRTAEPLIFNLLKETAEEGLISSSQMTKGFGRLAESLDDLSLDIPSAKTLFQLLVTKAISDGWLDASFLKASADDGESVGNDEEKVSRFKEEAVTIIHEYFLSDDIPELIRSLEDLAVPEFNPVFLKKLITLAMDRKNREKEMASVLLSALQTEIFSTVDIVNGFVMLLESAEDTALDILDASNELAYFLARAVVDDVLAPLNLDEISSKLPPNCSGSKTLHMARSLLRARHAGERILRCWGGGTGWAVEDAKDKITKLLEEYESGGVVGEACQCIRDLGMPFFNHEVVKKALVMAMEKKNDRMLDLLQECFGEGLITINQMTKGFTRIRDGLEDLALDIPNAEEKFKFYVEHGKRNGWLLPYFGSPAVTA; this is encoded by the exons ATGGCTTCAAATGAGGGATTTCTGACTGATGAGCAGAGGGAAATCTTGAAGAATGCAGAGCCTCTGTCTTCTTCGCCTAAATCAACTAGTTCCCTGCTTCCTGAACACAATATTAAAGTTTCTACTGGTGGGAAGGTCCCgacttttgggtttggggtgaGGCATATTCGTCGGTCACACTCTGGGAAGGTCGTTCGCGTGAAGAAGG ATGGTGCTGGTGGGAAAGGAACATGGGGTAAACTACTCGATACTGATGGTGGTTCCTGTGTAGATCGGAATGATCCTAATTATGATAGTGGCGAG GAACCATATCAACTTGTAGGTTCTACCATTTCTGATCCGCTTGATGAATACAAAAAATCAGTGGTTGCCATCATAGAGGAATATTTTAGCACAGGAGATGTGGAATTGGCAGCTTCTGACCTCAGAGAACTTGGCTCAAGTGAGTATCATCCCTATTTTGTTAAGAGACTCATTTCGATGGCCATGGACAGGCATGAtaaggagaaggagatggctTCTGTTTTACTCTCAGCTATGTATGCTGATGTAATCAGCCCAGATGAAATCAGCCAAGGATTTCTCTTGCTTCTGGAATCTGCTGATGATTTGGCAGTTGACATACTTGATGCTGTTGATATTCTAGCACTGTTCATTGCACGTGCTGTGGTTGATGACATCCTTCCTCCGGCATTCGTTACCAGGGCAAAGAAAACACTCCCGGATTCTTTGAAAGGAAATCAGGTTTTACAAACTGCAGAGAAGAGCTATTTGTCCGCTCCCCACCATGCTGAACTTGTGGAGCGGCGATGGGGTGGTAGCACGCATATAACTGTtgaagaagtgaagaaaaaGATTTCAGACTTGTTAAGGGAATACGTTGAGAGTGGAGATACCTTGGAGGCATGTAGATGTATAAGAGAATTAGGGGTCACATTTTTCCATCATGAGGTAGTAAAGAGGGCTTTAATCCTCGCCATGGAGATCCGAACAGCAGAACCACTTATATTTAATCTATTGAAAGAAACGGCTGAAGAAGGCCTCATAAGTTCTAGTCAGATGACAAAGGGATTCGGCCGGCTTGCTGAGAGCCTGGATGACCTTTCCCTTGACATTCCTTCAGCGAAAACATTGTTCCAGTTGCTAGTCACGAAAGCCATCTCTGATGGGTGGCTAGATGCTTCATTTCTCAAAGCATCAGCTGATGATGGGGAGTCGGTAGgaaatgatgaagaaaaagtGAGCCGATTCAAGGAAGAGGCTGTGACGATCATCCACGAATATTTTCTTTCAGATGATATACCAGAACTCATCAGAAGCCTTGAAGATCTTGCAGTGCCCGAGTTCAACCCAGTTTTCCTTAAGAAGTTAATCACCCTTGCCATGGACAGGAAGAACAGAGAGAAGGAGATGGCATCTGTTCTGCTATCAGCCCTTCAGACTGAGATCTTCTCTACTGTAGACATAGTTAATGGGTTTGTTATGCTACTGGAGTCTGCAGAGGATACTGCACTGGACATATTGGATGCCTCAAATGAGCTTGCATACTTCCTGGCTAGGGCAGTCGTTGATGATGTACTGGCTCCTTTGAACTTGGATGAGATAAGCAGTAAGCTACCACCGAATTGCAGTGGGAGTAAGACTCTCCACATGGCCCGCTCGCTTCTTCGTGCTCGTCATGCAGGTGAGAGGATTCTGAGGTGCTGGGGTGGTGGCACTGGTTGGGCAGTGGAGGATGCCAAGGACAAGATAACAAAGCTACTAGAGGAGTATGAAAGTGGGGGTGTTGTGGGTGAAGCTTGCCAGTGCATCCGTGACCTTGGGATGCCATTCTTTAACCATGAGGTGGTGAAGAAGGCCCTGGTTATGGCTATGGAAAAGAAGAATGATAGGATGCTAGATTTGCTGCAAGAGTGCTTTGGTGAAGGGCTGATCACCATCAACCAGATGACCAAAGGCTTTACAAGGATTAGGGATGGACTTGAAGATCTTGCTCTTGACATTCCAAATGCAGAGGAGAAGTTCAAGTTCTATGTGGAGCATGGGAAGAGGAATGGGTGGCTGCTTCCATATTTTGGATCCCCGGCCGTTACTGCTTGA
- the LOC122080219 gene encoding protein STICHEL-like 2, whose translation MSDGQRHSVDIPLSKALVALKRVRSLRDPSTNSISKLTAFVDNLNWEANSCHGLLNSCHVGGLKNHSFHESQNFRLDGRRVDFDSDPELGFSSRRSSCKSVLSKKSTNVRMRSPEIARLRNVDEREHSKSKCDVIHGNKSSSERHFSNHRDKALELACVPTSSDHIGHVDSYGEPTIGSACSERIDATVKRKSGYGARTKSSLAEANFVRSCVSSPNPSVSDGRMEDSSRSTSLFASEEVDHYHDGCGIRCCWSRTPRLRESKLSSDFEDYPLLLREDEEINLSGQGQSCTYRKRKLAHYSGSPSNFCQKFRPISFNDLVGQHAVASSLLNAILKGRITSFYLFHGPRGTGKTSTSKIFAAALNCLSLEEHRPCGSCRECLLFFSGRSRVVKEVDPMRTNRTDRVRSLLKNAVLPPVSSRFKVFIIDECQLLRGETWATILNSLEDLPRHVVFVMITADLDKLPRSAVSRCQRYHFPKIKEADIVNMLTKICAEEDLDFDKVALDFVATKANGSLRDAEMMLDQLSLLGKRITISLAYELIGIVSDDELLDLLDFALSSDTSNTVRRARDLMKSRVDPMQLISQLANLIMDILAGRCQAGSSEYKGSFFGRHTSEANLQKLRHALKVLSETEKQLRSSKNQTTWLTVALLQLSSVESSSLDTNDSTVCLRTASERDDGSGTISSTREILKHPVSCLCDENKSHNSEMHGDFREKLETIWSRVIESCHSNTLKSFLQKEGRLASVFIKQGLAIAEVEFYHPDHVSRAENSLKMIASSLQHVLGCNVEIKINLVPCNATKTAKVKKQSFCLLSFSRGMQDKSCSTSEDGVNQLYDSNFISGKVRKGEKSIETCSDSQSQYSVICSHIKEAPNTSRNKEVISQSTEILSLHRSVQNDTQKVSHLGVGLCGEEGNNCESRVVAVEEPENQPSCFSKTLKFHKRLCSSSSLHTICLEIQQGNKLELSIPRKAYFCSSDPYLLCSNSNAYSYNSEDEDEDGQRKESRVSSRIHCWRNPKFPFRKAWKLRQQHQSSQLMGSVLPCVSAQ comes from the exons ATGTCTGATGGACAGCGGCATTCTGTTGATATCCCTCTCTCTAAAGCTCTTGTAGCACTTAAAAGAGTTCGATCACTGAGGGACCCATCAACGAACTCTATCAGCAAATTGACTGCTTTTGTCGACAATTTGAACTGGGAAGCCAATTCTTGCCATGGTCTGCTGAACAGTTGCCATGTTGGTGGCCTGAAGAATCATAGTTTTCATGAATCCCAGAACTTCAGGTTAGATGGAAGGAGAGTGGATTTTGACAGTGATCCTGAATTGGGTTTCAGTTCAAGAAGATCTAGCTGCAAGTcagttttatcaaaaaaatcaactaaCGTGAGAATGAGAAGCCCAGAAATTGCAAGGCTCAGAAATGTTGATGAGCGGGAGCATTCTAAATCAAAATGCGATGTGATCCATGGGAACAAATCATCCAGTGAAAGACATTTCAGTAATCATAGGGACAAAGCATTAGAGTTGGCATGTGTGCCAACTTCCAGTGACCATATAGGGCATGTTGATTCATATGGTGAACCGACCATAGGATCTGCATGCTCAGAAAGGATTGATGCTACTGTAAAAAGGAAATCTGGATATGGTGCAAGAACAAAATCATCTCTGGCAGAAGCCAACTTTGTGAGGAGTTGTGTAAGTAGTCCAAATCCATCCGTAAGCGATGGCCGGATGGAAGATTCAAGCCGCAGCACCTCACTTTTTGCAAGTGAGGAGGTGGATCACTATCATGATGGATGTGGGATTCGCTGTTGCTGGTCAAGAACCCCCAGGTTGAGAGAGTCAAAACTTTCTTCTGATTTCGAGGATTATCCATTGTTATTGAGGGAAGATGAGGAGATTAATCTATCTGGACAGGGACAGAGCTGCACATACCGTAAGAGAAAACTTGCTCATTATTCAGGCAGTCCTAGTAACTTCTGCCAGAAATTCAGGCCCATATCTTTCAATGATTTGGTTGGACAGCATGCAGTAGCAAGTTCTCTCCTGAATGCTATTTTGAAAGGAAGAATAACATCATTTTATCTCTTCCATGGACCACGTGGTACAGGCAAGACTTCAACATCTAAGATTTTTGCAGCAGCTTTGAATTGCCTTTCCTTGGAGGAGCACAGGCCATGTGGATCATGTCGAGAAtgtttgttatttttctctGGAAGGAGCAGAGTTGTGAAGGAAGTAGATCCCATGAGAACTAATCGGACAGATAGGGTTAGGTCCCTCCTTAAGAATGCAGTACTTCCACCAGTTTCCTCACGGTTTAAGGTATTCATCATTGATGAGTGCCAATTGCTCAGAGGGGAAACATGGGCAACTATTTTGAATAGCCTAGAGGACCTTCCCCGACATGTTGTCTTTGTAATGATCACTGCTGACCTGGATAAGCTACCACGTAGTGCTGTATCTCGTTGCCAAAGGTATCACTTTCCAAAGATAAAGGAAGCAGATATTGTAAATATGTTGACAAAAATATGTGCTGAAGAAGATTTGGATTTTGACAAGGTTGCATTGGACTTTGTTGCCACAAAAGCTAATGGTTCTCTTCGAGATGCGGAGATGATGCTTGATCAGCTGAGTTTGCTTGGAAAAAGAATCACAATATCATTAGCCTACGAACTT ATTGGAATCGTTTCTGATGATGAACTGCTTGATTTGCTCGATTTTGCTTTGTCTTCTGACACTTCAAATACAGTTAGAAGGGCTAGGGATCTTATGAAGTCGAGGGTTGATCCCATGCAGTTGATTTCTCAGCTTGCAAATCTCATCATGGACATTCTTGCTGGAAGATGCCAGGCTGGAAGTTCCGAGTATAAAGGAAGCTTTTTTGGAAGGCATACCT CTGAAGCAAACTTACAGAAGTTGAGGCATGCCTTAAAAGTACTTTCTGAAACTGAGAAACAGTTGAGGTCATCAAAGAATCAAACAACCTGGCTAACAGTTGCACTCCTTCAGTTAAGTTCTGTAGAATCATCATCTCTGGATACAAATGATTCAACAGTGTGCCTAAGAACTGCatctgagagag ATGATGGCTCTGGCACCATATCTTCTACTAGAGAGATTTTGAAACATCCTGTGTCTTGTTTGTGTGATGAAAACAAGTCCCACAATTCAGAGATGCATGGAGATTTTAGAGAGAAACTAGAAACAATCTGGAGCAGAGTCATAGAAAGCTGCCACTCAAATACACTCAAGAGCTTTTTACAGAAAGAAGGGAGGTTGGCTTCTGTTTTTATCAAACAAG GTCTGGCAATAGCTGAAGTGGAATTCTATCATCCTGATCATGTGTCCAGGGCAGAAAATTCATTGAAAATGATTGCTAGTTCGCTTCAACATGTGCTGGGTTGTAATGTAGAGATTAAAATCAATCTTGTTCCTTGTAATGCAACAAAGACTGCCAAAGTGAAGAAGCAATCCTTCTGTTTGTTGAGTTTCTCCCGTGGAATGCAAGACAAATCATGTTCAACCTCAGAAGATGGAGTTAACCAATTATATGACTCTAATTTCATCTCTGGAAAAgtaagaaaaggggaaaagtcAATTGAAACTTGCTCTGATTCTCAGTCCCAGTACTCAGTTATCTGTTCTCATATTAAAGAAGCACCAAATACCTCCAGAAATAAGGAAGTAATTTCTCAGAGCACAGAAATCTTGTCACTGCACAGATCAGTGCAAAATGATACACAAAAGGTGTCCCATTTAGGAGTTGGCTTGTGTGGAGAAGAGGGAAACAATTGTGAGAGTCGGGTTGTTGCTGTTGAAGAACCCGAGAATCAGCCAAGCTGCTTCTCAAAGACACTGAAGTTTCATAAAAGGTTATGTTCATCCAGTTCTTTGCATACTATTTGTTTGGAGATCCAACAAGGCAACAAACTTGAATTGTCTATCCCACGGAAGGCATATTTTTGTTCAAGTGATCCTTATCTTCTCTGCTCCAATTCCAACGCCTACAGTTACAACtctgaggatgaggatgaggatgg CCAAAGGAAGGAATCAAGGGTGAGCTCAAGGATACATTGTTGGAGAAACCCAAAGTTTCCCTTTAGAAAG GCTTGGAAGCTGAGGCAGCAGCATCAGAGTTCTCAGTTAATGGGTAGTGTTCTACCTTGTGTGAGTGCTCAGTAG
- the LOC122080172 gene encoding probable Ufm1-specific protease, producing MENGSQEWRSVRVLCRKLIISSKEPGLQWLIGSPFFPPFTIISTIRCLHTLPDDPFSPDYTKESVDLRTLLPRGFDIIGALLPGDSKWEQNAGKAVDAARRMRNFLSGDDRGISDTVGAVADPTNGDIHFFISEPENSLILGAVTTVVYEENPDKYMYERGCLLRCELAVNLPIYVPTYRDSAAEKALSSATEAVAAQFRDPEVVFILEAVNESSKEVSQPVMLRGMELDYQTHLSDVLLKGVAKEFDVNAISCSYFCPNSRPVLSFTYGESADIIQVSILLSKSGNSPKAVAPLAVYFPASEPARLLVVSFKLDILCYAAMDLPAVHAVSKLIVPGLVDQLTTMEKTLYPNLFTQHPQLQPYHFCPPGFVHPLTVIYELSYGETEIKQVDIRRSLHLRLGLPLDRPLLLIANAMKFSITKDRTGSTSTRKGPALLKDVHTEIPSSGVSGGIVSLFQGSYDYHHYLQDGFDDSGWGCAYRSLQTIISWFKLQHYTSIEVPSHREIQQALVEIGDKEASFVGSREWIGAIELGFVLDKLLGVSCKIMNVRSGSELPEKSRELALHFENQGTPVMIGGGVLAYTLLGVDYNETSGDCAFLILDPHYTGNDELKKIVNGGWCGWKKAVDSKGKNFFLQDKFYNLLLPQRPNMV from the exons ATGGAGAATGGAAGCCAGGAGTGGAGAAGCGTTAGGGTTTTGTGCCGTAAGCTCATCATCTCCAGTAAGGAACCGGGCCTTCAGTGGCTGATCGGATCTCCATTCTTCCCACCATTCACTATCATCTCCACCATCAGATGTCTCCACACTCTACCAGACGATCCTTTCTCCCCGGACTACACCAAAGAATCTG TTGATCTAAGAACATTATTGCCGAGAGGGTTCGATATAATCGGAGCTTTACTACCTGGAGATAGTAAGTGGGAACAAAATGCTGGTAAGGCAGTTGATGCTGCTCGTAGAATGAGAAATTTCCTCTCAGGCGACGATCGAGGCATTAGCGATACGGTGGGAGCAGTTGCGGATCCAACTAATGGTGACATTCATTTTTTCATCTCTGAACCTGAAAACTCTCTGATCCTAGGAGCCGTTACTACCGTTGTTTATGAGGAAAACCCTGACAAGTATATGTACGAAAGAGGTTGCCTGCTTCGGTGCGAGTTGGCTGTGAATTTGCCTATCTATGTTCCTACGTACAGGGATTCTG CTGCCGAGAAGGCGTTGTCTTCAGCAACTGAAGCTGTTGCGGCTCAGTTCAGAGATCCTGAGGTTGTATTTATACTGGAAGCGGTAAATGAAAGCTCTAAGGAAGTATCTCAGCCTGTCATGCTTCGTGGCATGGAATTAGATTACCAGACACATCTTTCAGATGTTCTTTTGAAGGGCGTTGCAAAAGAATTCGATGTCAATGCTATATCTTGTTCATACTTTTGTCCCAATAGTAGACCGGTTCTGTCATTTACTTATGGGGAG AGTGCAGATATAATCCAAGTGAGTATCCTGCTGAGTAAATCAGGAAATTCTCCAAAAGCTGTGGCTCCTCTTGCCGTATATTTTCCTG CTTCAGAACCTGCAAGGCTTTTGGTGGTTAGCTTTAAGCTAGATATTCTTTGCTATGCTGCTATGGATCTTCCTGCAGTTCATGCTGTTTCGAAGTTGATTGTGCCAGGATTAGTTGACCAGTTAACTACTATGGAGAAGACTCTTTATCCTAATCTCTTTACACAACATCCTCAG CTACAACCATATCACTTCTGTCCTCCTGGGTTTGTGCATCCACTAACAGTTATCTATGAACTCAGTTATGGGGAGACCGAGATAAAACAAG TTGATATTAGAAGGTCCCTACATTTAAGGCTGGGTTTACCCTTGGatcgtcctcttcttctaatTGCTAATGCTATGAAATTTTCCATTACTAAAGATCGTACAGGCAGCACTTCAACAAGAAAGG GTCCTGCTCTGCTTAAGGATGTACATACTGAAATTCCCAGCAGCGGGG TTTCTGGAGGCATTGTCTCTCTGTTTCAGGGTTCTTATGATTACCATCACTACCTTCAAGATGGGTTTGATGACTCT GGATGGGGATGTGCTTACCGCTCTCTACAAACTatcatttcatggtttaaaCTCCAGCACTATACATCCATTGAAGTTCCTTCACACAG AGAAATACAACAGGCACTTGTAGAGATAGGTGACAAAGAGGCTTCTTTTGTTGGATCACGGGAATGGATCGGAGCCATTGAATTAGGCTTTGTTTTGGACAAACTTCTTGGT GTCAGCTGCAAAATTATGAATGTGAGATCAGGATCAGAGCTTCCAGAGAAAAGTCGTGAACTGGCCTTACATTTTGAGAACCAAGGAACCCCAGTCATGATTG GTGGTGGTGTTCTTGCCTACACCCTACTGGGAGTTGACTACAATGAGACAAGTGGTGATTGTGCATTCCTTATACTGGATCCTCACTACACCGGTAACGATGAGCTCAAAAAGATTGTGAATGGTGGGTGGTGTGGGTGGAAAAAGGCTGTTGATAGCAAGGGTAAGAATTTTTTCTTGCAGGACAAGTTCTACAATCTTTTGCTTCCTCAAAGACCCAACATGGTATGA